The Athene noctua chromosome 13, bAthNoc1.hap1.1, whole genome shotgun sequence genome has a segment encoding these proteins:
- the FBXL22 gene encoding F-box and leucine-rich protein 22 produces the protein MHITQLNRECLLHLFSFLDKNSRKSLAKTCHKLLEVFQDPLLWSLLNFHSPAELKKDNFLLGPALKYLSICWYSDRVKVCNIEDWMKNNFQKDFCNRHENTVNDFLLEVCNRSPNLRSLTLSGCGHVTDDCILLLLKNCPNLKTLKLENCVRITDQTLEAVTLYGGSLQTLHVDFCRNITQTGLERVREKCPSVMLRAERSANMIPDNKPEKKLMLEKASRKLIQL, from the exons ATGCATATAACCCAGCTGAATCGGGAATGCCTTTTACATCTATTTTCCTTTCTGGACAAAAATAGTAGGAAAAGTTTAGCGAAAACATGTCACAAGTTGCTAGAAGTGTTTCAGGATCCTTTACTGTGGTCTTTGTTGAACTTCCATTCTCCAGCGGAACTAAAGAAGGATAATTTTCTCCTGGGACCTGCTTTAAAATACTTATCCATCTGCTGGTATTCAGACAGAGTCAAGGTGTGTAACATTGAGGACTGGATGAAAAACAATTTCCAGAAAGACTTCTGTAACAGGCATGAAAACACTGTCAATGATTTTTTACTAGAAGTTTGCAACAG ATCTCCAAACCTGCGATCTCTGACCCTCTCTGGATGTGGCCACGTTACAGACGATTGCATCTTGCTTCTGCTCAAGAACTGCCCAAACCTCAAGACACTCAAACTGGAAAACTGTGTGCGGATCACTGACCAGACACTAGAAGCAGTGACCCTCTATGGGGGATCACTGCAAACACTCCACGTGGATTTCTGCCGGAACATAACACAAACAGGCCTAGAGAGAGTCAGGGAAAAATGTCCTTCAGTAATGCTGAGAGCAGAGAGAAGTGCTAACATGATTCCAGACAATAAGCCAGAAAAAAAGTTGATGCTTGAAAAAGCATCAAGAAAATTGATTCAGCTTTAA